The following proteins come from a genomic window of Shewanella halifaxensis HAW-EB4:
- the nadD gene encoding nicotinate-nucleotide adenylyltransferase has protein sequence MKVGILGGTFDPIHFGHIRPAQEVKQQLNLDEVWLMPNHIPPHKQSTHVSCEDRLAMAQLVSDELPQFKVCDIEAKRDSPSYSAMTLAQLREIHPQHEFYFIMGMDSFLNISKWYEWQKLFSLCHIVVCKRPGWQLDSNDPIQTTLKPRRKLATQATDGTAGNIFILNVAEQDISSTQVRQQLMQGHIPSAALPASIQDYIQHNRLYRGNSATNSD, from the coding sequence ATGAAGGTTGGTATTTTAGGCGGCACATTCGACCCGATACATTTTGGCCATATACGTCCAGCACAAGAGGTCAAACAGCAGCTTAACTTGGATGAGGTTTGGTTGATGCCAAACCATATTCCACCACATAAGCAAAGCACTCACGTTTCCTGCGAAGATAGACTCGCCATGGCACAATTGGTCAGTGATGAGCTGCCCCAGTTTAAAGTCTGTGATATTGAAGCCAAACGCGATAGCCCCTCCTATTCTGCGATGACCTTAGCCCAACTGCGCGAAATACACCCTCAGCACGAGTTCTATTTCATCATGGGTATGGATTCTTTTCTAAATATCTCTAAGTGGTATGAATGGCAAAAGCTATTCAGCCTGTGCCACATAGTGGTCTGCAAGCGCCCGGGCTGGCAACTCGACAGCAACGACCCGATACAAACAACGTTAAAACCTAGACGTAAACTTGCAACGCAAGCCACCGATGGCACTGCGGGCAATATCTTTATCTTAAATGTGGCCGAGCAAGATATCTCCTCTACACAGGTGCGCCAGCAACTCATGCAGGGCCATATACCGAGCGCTGCATTACCCGCTTCTATTCAAGACTACATCCAACACAATCGTCTTTATCGAGGCAACTCTGCAACTAATTCAGATTAA
- the holA gene encoding DNA polymerase III subunit delta, whose amino-acid sequence MRVYPDQLARQLSQLPQCCLIFGDDPWLCEQSRAVIFAEAKRQGFEEKIQLTQETGFSWNELFEQWQAMSLFSSRRIIELTLPQAKPGTEGSTMLQSLMQMDNPDVLLILTGPKLAAEQTKSKWFKVLDAKGIYVPCTTPEGAQFQRWLDGRINHYGLSMARDPREMLFALYEGNLLAADQALQLLQLLSPTAPIDCEQLSQYFEDQSRFSVFQLTDAMLSNQQDKAQHILSQLKSEGVAMPIILWSLFKELTVLLQLKAAQNNPEPLQGVWSKLRIWDKRKPIYQNALNRLELTHVETLLAGASSIELKLKQQGIEDWTGLSHISLLFDPKSHNKLAHIVLD is encoded by the coding sequence ATGCGGGTTTACCCAGATCAGTTAGCGCGTCAGCTTTCTCAATTACCACAGTGTTGCCTTATTTTTGGCGACGATCCCTGGTTATGTGAGCAAAGCCGTGCTGTCATCTTTGCTGAAGCTAAGCGCCAAGGTTTTGAAGAGAAGATCCAGCTCACCCAAGAAACTGGGTTTAGCTGGAATGAGCTTTTCGAGCAATGGCAAGCGATGAGCTTATTTTCAAGCCGCCGTATTATCGAACTTACGCTACCACAAGCAAAACCGGGGACTGAAGGCAGTACTATGCTGCAATCGTTAATGCAGATGGATAATCCAGATGTATTGTTGATTTTAACTGGCCCTAAGCTTGCGGCGGAGCAAACCAAGAGTAAGTGGTTTAAAGTACTAGATGCAAAAGGCATTTACGTACCTTGCACGACTCCTGAAGGTGCACAGTTCCAGCGTTGGCTAGATGGACGCATCAACCACTACGGCTTATCAATGGCAAGGGATCCGCGTGAAATGCTATTTGCACTTTACGAAGGTAACTTGTTAGCCGCAGACCAAGCACTGCAGCTATTACAGCTACTGAGCCCAACGGCGCCTATTGATTGCGAACAGTTAAGCCAATACTTTGAAGATCAATCACGCTTCAGTGTGTTTCAGCTAACCGATGCCATGCTGAGCAATCAACAAGATAAAGCCCAGCATATTCTCTCACAGCTTAAAAGTGAGGGAGTAGCAATGCCAATTATCCTGTGGTCGTTATTTAAAGAGCTTACAGTATTATTGCAACTTAAAGCGGCACAAAACAACCCTGAGCCGCTGCAGGGAGTTTGGAGTAAATTACGTATTTGGGATAAACGAAAGCCCATTTATCAAAATGCACTAAACAGGCTTGAATTGACTCATGTTGAAACACTACTTGCTGGCGCATCAAGCATTGAGCTGAAACTCAAACAGCAAGGCATTGAGGATTGGACCGGACTAAGTCATATCAGCTTATTGTTCGACCCAAAATCACATAATAAGCTGGCACATATTGTCTTAGATTGA
- the rsfS gene encoding ribosome silencing factor, whose protein sequence is MESAELKQFVIDKVEDLKAKDIVVMDISEKSNIADFMVVCTGNSKTHVKAIAENLVVEAKRAGLSILGVEGRESSEWVLVDLGDVIMHVMQDQTRDFYQLEKLWSEKPE, encoded by the coding sequence GTGGAAAGCGCAGAGTTAAAGCAATTTGTAATCGATAAGGTTGAAGACCTTAAAGCAAAAGATATCGTTGTAATGGACATATCTGAGAAATCTAACATCGCCGACTTTATGGTTGTATGTACGGGTAACTCAAAAACACACGTTAAAGCAATCGCAGAGAACCTAGTGGTTGAAGCCAAGCGTGCCGGCCTAAGTATTCTTGGAGTCGAAGGACGTGAGAGCAGCGAGTGGGTTTTAGTCGACCTAGGCGATGTCATCATGCACGTTATGCAAGATCAAACTCGTGACTTCTACCAGCTTGAAAAACTTTGGTCAGAAAAGCCTGAGTAA
- a CDS encoding septal ring lytic transglycosylase RlpA family protein, producing the protein MPRNNTLAILVLTATLAACSSGGRYELDDDKAPTSAPDVTKVEDAHPKYEPYSRGGNKKNYTVLGKSYQVMDTGEGYAEKGIASWYGAKFHGHLTSNGETYDMYSMSAAHKTLPLPSYVKVTNLKNDKTVIVRVNDRGPFHEDRIIDLSYAAAHRLDMLKTGTANVSLEVIYIADPESTALAELKGTELHYIQVVASSSKERLENLANSLEKKYQVKSRVQSVNSLYRLQLGPIGQQQLANKLTEKLKQEGYPQSYLLTE; encoded by the coding sequence ATGCCGCGCAATAATACCCTTGCCATTTTAGTCTTAACAGCCACCCTAGCCGCATGCTCTAGCGGTGGTCGCTACGAACTTGATGACGATAAGGCGCCGACATCCGCACCTGATGTGACCAAAGTTGAAGATGCTCATCCCAAATATGAGCCATACAGTCGTGGTGGTAACAAAAAAAACTACACCGTACTTGGTAAGAGTTACCAGGTCATGGATACGGGTGAAGGCTACGCAGAAAAAGGCATCGCCTCATGGTATGGCGCCAAGTTTCATGGACACCTTACGTCCAATGGTGAAACCTACGACATGTACTCTATGTCGGCGGCCCATAAGACGCTGCCGCTGCCTAGCTATGTGAAGGTGACTAACCTTAAGAACGATAAGACGGTCATAGTGCGGGTTAACGATAGAGGACCGTTTCATGAGGACCGTATTATCGATCTGTCCTATGCTGCAGCTCACCGCCTAGACATGCTCAAAACTGGTACTGCAAATGTTAGCCTAGAAGTGATCTATATTGCCGATCCGGAGTCAACAGCACTGGCTGAACTCAAAGGCACAGAGCTTCACTATATTCAGGTGGTAGCATCATCTAGCAAAGAACGCTTAGAAAACTTAGCTAATAGCTTAGAGAAAAAGTACCAAGTTAAGAGTCGAGTTCAAAGCGTAAACAGCTTGTACCGCTTGCAATTAGGGCCTATTGGCCAACAGCAACTTGCAAACAAGCTGACAGAAAAACTCAAGCAAGAGGGTTACCCTCAAAGTTACCTGCTTACTGAATGA
- the rodA gene encoding rod shape-determining protein RodA, whose product MSAHNHRPNIWQRLHIDLPLLLGLLALMAFGLVVIYSAGGEDLALMDRQLFRMGLSLMVMFAVAQINPEVLRRWAFPIYITGIILLIGVHFFGDINKGAQRWLNLGFMEFQPSELIKLAFPITMAWYISKFPLPPKKRYLLGAGVILLVPTILIAKQPDLGTSILVAASGIFVLFLSGMSWRIVGGFIGSVLAMLPVLWFFLMHDYQRTRVLTLLDPEKDPLGAGYHIIQSKIAIGSGGLWGKGWLQGTQSQLEFLPERHTDFIFAVIGEEFGLIGALLLLSLYIYVIGRGLVIASRAQTSFARLLAGSITLTFFVYIFVNIGMVSGLLPVVGVPLPLISYGGTSMLTLMTGFGILMSIHTHRRFIDR is encoded by the coding sequence ATGAGTGCACACAACCATCGTCCAAATATCTGGCAACGCCTACACATAGACTTGCCATTATTGCTCGGCCTACTGGCACTCATGGCCTTCGGACTGGTTGTTATATACTCTGCCGGTGGTGAAGATCTCGCCCTGATGGACAGACAACTGTTTCGCATGGGCTTATCGCTAATGGTGATGTTTGCTGTGGCGCAGATTAACCCTGAAGTTCTGAGGCGATGGGCGTTCCCTATCTATATAACAGGTATCATCTTGCTAATCGGCGTGCACTTTTTTGGTGATATCAATAAGGGGGCTCAACGCTGGTTAAACCTCGGTTTTATGGAGTTTCAGCCATCTGAGCTAATTAAGCTCGCCTTCCCGATTACTATGGCTTGGTATATCAGTAAATTTCCCTTACCACCAAAGAAACGATACTTGCTAGGAGCAGGCGTTATCTTACTTGTGCCGACCATACTTATCGCTAAACAACCAGACCTTGGCACCTCAATTCTGGTGGCGGCATCGGGGATTTTCGTACTGTTTTTATCTGGAATGAGCTGGCGAATAGTGGGTGGTTTCATCGGTAGCGTGCTGGCGATGCTACCGGTACTGTGGTTTTTCTTGATGCATGACTACCAACGCACCCGAGTATTGACCTTGCTCGATCCTGAAAAAGACCCATTAGGTGCCGGCTACCACATAATCCAATCTAAGATTGCCATCGGCTCAGGTGGCTTATGGGGTAAAGGTTGGCTACAAGGCACACAGTCACAGCTTGAGTTTTTACCCGAGCGCCACACCGACTTTATCTTTGCCGTCATTGGTGAAGAGTTCGGCCTTATTGGTGCCTTATTACTGCTTTCTCTCTACATTTATGTCATCGGTCGAGGCTTAGTTATTGCTTCTCGGGCACAAACCAGTTTTGCCCGCCTGTTAGCTGGCAGTATCACCCTAACCTTCTTCGTTTATATTTTTGTCAATATCGGCATGGTTTCCGGCCTTTTACCTGTTGTAGGTGTTCCTCTGCCTCTAATCAGTTATGGTGGTACCTCGATGCTGACATTGATGACTGGATTTGGCATCTTAATGAGTATTCATACCCATAGACGCTTTATCGATAGATAG
- the mrdA gene encoding penicillin-binding protein 2, translating to MSPRKRITMNDHAAEASLFKRRALFTFLSVIVLLSLLLVNLYNLQITSFKDYETRSNDNRIRVVPVAPNRGLIYDRHGQLLAENQPFFSLEMVPEKVKNVSDTLDELSLVIDLSADEKENVIDALKYHRRFKPLTIKNKLTEEQVAKFSVNQHRFPGISVEAGLKRHYPYNGLMTHALGYVGKINSRDQDSLVRNNLWANYAATKDIGKQGIEKFYESMLLGKPGHLEEEVNNRGRTIRTLKSEPPIPGQDIYLTLDLKLQQKAMELLNGRRGSVVAIDPRDGGILALVSSPTYDPNLFVHGISSKAYNELLNSKSRPLINRATQGQYAPASTVKPHLALLGLENKTVTTKTRIWDPGFWQIPGVERKYRDWKRWGHGWVDVNSAIVSSCDTYFYDLAYKTGVDAIANFMQPFGFGERTGVDIFEESAGIMPSKDWKRLRYNQPWYIGDTISVGIGQGYWTTTPLQLANATAILANKGRRFVPHMLKSIQDETAKIDTPADELPPIVLKDPKNWDIINEAMRDTAHKSRFTDARYTAAMKTGTAQVFSVAEDAKYDADTIDERLRDNALIIAYAPYENPKIVLAVVIENAGWGGVNAGPVARALLDEYLLRDSWDKT from the coding sequence GTGTCCCCAAGAAAGCGCATAACCATGAATGACCATGCAGCCGAGGCGTCGCTGTTTAAACGCCGTGCCCTGTTTACGTTCTTAAGCGTTATTGTCCTGCTAAGCTTGTTACTCGTTAACCTTTACAACCTGCAAATCACCTCCTTTAAAGATTACGAAACTCGCTCTAATGATAACCGTATTCGTGTCGTGCCCGTCGCGCCAAACCGTGGCTTGATCTACGATCGTCATGGGCAGCTGCTTGCCGAAAATCAGCCTTTTTTCTCATTAGAGATGGTGCCCGAAAAAGTTAAAAACGTCAGTGACACCTTAGATGAACTCAGCCTTGTCATCGACTTGTCGGCTGATGAAAAAGAGAACGTAATCGATGCGCTTAAATATCACCGCCGATTTAAGCCTCTGACGATAAAGAATAAACTCACCGAAGAGCAAGTTGCCAAGTTCAGCGTGAACCAACACCGTTTTCCGGGTATTTCAGTTGAAGCGGGCCTAAAACGTCACTACCCATACAATGGCCTAATGACCCATGCACTAGGCTATGTCGGAAAAATCAATAGCCGAGATCAAGACTCACTGGTACGCAATAATTTGTGGGCAAACTATGCGGCGACTAAAGATATCGGTAAGCAAGGTATCGAAAAGTTTTACGAGAGCATGTTACTGGGTAAGCCCGGTCATCTCGAGGAAGAGGTTAATAACCGTGGCCGTACTATTCGTACTCTTAAGTCTGAGCCGCCAATTCCTGGGCAAGATATTTACCTGACCTTAGACTTAAAGCTTCAGCAAAAAGCGATGGAGTTGCTCAATGGCCGACGAGGCTCTGTTGTGGCTATCGATCCTCGTGATGGCGGTATTTTAGCCCTAGTCTCTAGCCCAACATACGACCCAAATCTATTCGTACATGGTATTAGTAGTAAAGCCTATAATGAGCTGTTGAACTCGAAATCTCGTCCACTGATTAACCGTGCAACTCAAGGACAGTATGCGCCTGCCTCTACAGTTAAACCCCACTTAGCTCTACTGGGGTTAGAAAATAAAACCGTGACCACAAAAACCCGTATTTGGGATCCTGGCTTTTGGCAGATCCCAGGGGTTGAGCGTAAATATCGCGACTGGAAACGTTGGGGGCACGGCTGGGTCGATGTCAACAGCGCTATCGTTAGCTCCTGTGATACCTACTTCTACGATCTTGCCTATAAGACTGGTGTTGACGCAATCGCCAACTTTATGCAGCCATTTGGCTTTGGTGAGCGTACCGGTGTGGATATCTTCGAGGAATCAGCAGGGATCATGCCTTCGAAAGATTGGAAGCGTCTGCGTTATAACCAGCCTTGGTATATTGGCGATACTATCTCGGTAGGTATTGGTCAAGGCTACTGGACGACAACTCCTCTACAACTTGCTAATGCCACAGCTATTTTAGCGAATAAGGGCCGCCGCTTTGTACCGCATATGCTCAAATCGATTCAAGATGAAACAGCAAAAATCGATACCCCTGCAGATGAGCTACCGCCCATTGTCTTAAAAGATCCAAAGAACTGGGACATCATCAATGAAGCGATGCGAGATACCGCCCATAAGTCACGCTTCACAGATGCTCGTTACACCGCGGCAATGAAAACGGGTACGGCTCAGGTATTTAGTGTTGCAGAAGACGCGAAGTATGATGCTGACACCATTGATGAGCGTTTACGTGATAACGCACTGATCATTGCTTATGCTCCATACGAAAACCCTAAGATTGTCCTCGCCGTAGTAATAGAAAACGCAGGCTGGGGTGGTGTCAATGCAGGCCCTGTTGCTCGCGCCTTATTAGATGAGTATTTGTTAAGAGATTCATGGGATAAGACATAA
- the rlmH gene encoding 23S rRNA (pseudouridine(1915)-N(3))-methyltransferase RlmH → MKIQLVAVGTRMPDWVETGFKEYQRRFPRDMALELVEIPAGKRGKNADIARILQKEGELMLAAIPKGNHIVSLDLPGKNLTTPQLAEQMNKWLLDGRDVSLLIGGPEGLSPECKKAAAQSWCLSALTLPHPLVRVIVAESLYRGWSINNNHPYHRE, encoded by the coding sequence ATGAAGATTCAGTTAGTCGCAGTTGGAACCCGCATGCCAGATTGGGTCGAAACAGGTTTCAAAGAATATCAGCGCCGCTTTCCTCGAGATATGGCGCTTGAATTAGTTGAAATCCCCGCTGGCAAACGCGGTAAAAATGCCGATATAGCTCGCATTCTCCAAAAAGAGGGCGAGTTAATGTTGGCTGCGATCCCGAAAGGGAATCATATCGTTAGCTTAGACTTGCCGGGTAAAAACCTTACCACTCCACAGCTAGCAGAGCAGATGAACAAATGGCTACTCGATGGCCGCGATGTTAGCTTGCTGATCGGTGGCCCTGAAGGTTTATCACCTGAATGCAAAAAGGCCGCAGCACAAAGCTGGTGCCTATCTGCCTTAACCCTACCTCATCCATTGGTACGTGTGATTGTTGCCGAAAGCCTTTATCGAGGCTGGAGCATTAACAATAATCATCCCTACCATAGAGAATAA
- the mltB gene encoding lytic murein transglycosylase B: MTLLKRILAPLALTLFSYSAVAATVETDVETLKAEFIKAQNAKGFDSAKTADFIKNAEYNQAVIDAMTKPWEAKPWHQYYPIFLTDKRLDAGLAFWKEHADTIAKASKEFNVDPQIIVAIIGIETFYGGYMGNYPVKDALYTLGFHYPPRAKFFRSEFANLQSLVKEEHLDINSLKGSYAGAMGFGQFIPSSYRHYAVDFDNDGSRDLLNSTTDAIGSVANYFHQHGWQKNQPVALELTLNKDLPDTVNTWSGEKLHYKVADILSPSVALAESMDLDVSQPALVVKLEQADHDEYWLGLKNFYVITRYNRSPLYAMAVYQFSQELKKTYAAQ; encoded by the coding sequence ATGACGCTGTTAAAACGTATTCTTGCACCTTTGGCACTTACACTCTTTTCATACTCTGCCGTAGCGGCGACCGTTGAAACGGATGTCGAAACACTCAAAGCCGAATTTATTAAGGCTCAAAACGCGAAAGGTTTTGATAGCGCCAAAACCGCCGATTTCATCAAAAACGCCGAGTACAACCAAGCCGTAATTGATGCCATGACCAAGCCTTGGGAGGCCAAACCTTGGCACCAGTACTACCCTATTTTTCTCACCGATAAACGTTTAGATGCGGGTCTAGCATTTTGGAAAGAACACGCCGACACCATTGCAAAGGCATCGAAAGAGTTTAATGTCGATCCACAGATCATCGTGGCGATTATCGGTATCGAAACCTTTTATGGCGGCTATATGGGTAACTACCCAGTAAAAGACGCACTGTATACCTTAGGGTTTCATTACCCACCACGAGCTAAGTTCTTTAGAAGCGAATTTGCAAACCTGCAATCGCTCGTCAAAGAGGAGCACTTAGATATCAATAGCCTAAAAGGCTCTTATGCTGGTGCAATGGGCTTTGGTCAGTTTATTCCATCGAGCTACCGCCATTACGCAGTGGACTTTGATAATGATGGCAGCCGCGACCTATTAAATAGTACAACAGATGCGATTGGCAGCGTTGCGAACTACTTCCATCAACATGGTTGGCAGAAAAATCAACCAGTAGCACTTGAATTAACCTTGAATAAAGACTTACCTGATACTGTTAACACTTGGTCTGGCGAGAAACTGCATTACAAGGTTGCCGATATTCTCTCACCGAGTGTCGCACTCGCTGAATCAATGGATCTCGATGTATCACAACCCGCTCTAGTGGTGAAACTTGAGCAAGCCGATCATGACGAATATTGGCTAGGTCTTAAAAACTTTTATGTTATCACCCGTTATAACCGCAGTCCTTTGTATGCAATGGCGGTTTATCAATTTAGTCAGGAATTAAAGAAAACTTATGCCGCGCAATAA
- the leuS gene encoding leucine--tRNA ligase: MQEQYTPSEIEAKVQQHWQDTKTFEVTEDANKEKFYCLSMFPYPSGRLHMGHVRNYTIGDVVSRYQRLQGKNVLQPIGWDSFGLPAENAAIKNSTAPAPWTYENIDYMKNQLKMLGFGYDWSREIATCTPEYYRWEQWFFTKLYEKGLVYKKTSSVNWCPNDETVLANEQVIDGCCWRCDTTVEQKEIPQWFIKITEYAEELLNDLDQLDEWPEQVKTMQRNWIGRSEGIEMTFQVADSDQSFDIYTTRPDTVMGVTYVAIAAGHPLAEQAAINNPALAEFIEECKNADTTEAAMAAMEKKGVATGLNAIHPITGKEVPIWVGNFVLMNYGTGAVMSVPAHDQRDYEFAKKYSLNIEAVVKPADGEVDISEEAYTEKGVLFNSAEFDGLDFQAAFDAIDAKLTAEGKGKRQVNFRLRDWGVSRQRYWGAPIPMVTLADGTVIPTPEDQLPVILPEDVVMDGIQSPIKSDKEWAKTTVNGQEAFRETDTFDTFMESSWYYARYCSPHADQMLDPAKANYWLPVDQYIGGIEHACMHLLYFRFFHKLLRDSGLVNSDEPAKRLLTQGMVLADAYYYNNEKGARVWVAPSDVTVLETDDKGRTVKAVDSEGNELVYTGMSKMSKSKNNGIDPQEMVDKYGADTVRLFMMFAAPPELTLEWQESSVEGAHRFIKRLWKTAHDHIATGPTAELDVKSLNAAQKELRRELHKTIAKVGDDIERRQMFNTAIASVMELMNRLQKAPSETEQDKALMQEALNAVVRLLYPIIPHTCFVLWNDLGNQGAIEDVLWPEVDESALVEDSKLIIVQVNGKLRAKITVAADASKEEVETAGMAEEGVVKHTEGKTVRKVIYVPGKLLNIVAN, translated from the coding sequence ATGCAAGAGCAATATACTCCTTCAGAAATTGAAGCTAAAGTGCAGCAGCACTGGCAAGACACAAAAACATTTGAAGTTACCGAAGATGCGAACAAAGAAAAGTTCTACTGCCTTTCTATGTTCCCATATCCGTCAGGTCGACTGCACATGGGCCACGTACGTAACTACACCATAGGCGATGTTGTGTCTCGTTACCAACGTCTGCAAGGTAAAAACGTGCTTCAACCTATCGGTTGGGACTCTTTCGGTCTTCCAGCTGAAAACGCCGCTATCAAAAATAGCACAGCGCCTGCGCCTTGGACTTACGAAAACATCGACTACATGAAAAACCAGCTAAAAATGCTAGGTTTTGGCTATGACTGGTCACGTGAAATTGCAACTTGTACGCCAGAATACTATCGCTGGGAACAGTGGTTCTTCACTAAGCTTTATGAAAAAGGCTTAGTGTATAAAAAGACCTCATCTGTTAACTGGTGTCCAAACGATGAAACCGTGCTTGCGAACGAGCAGGTTATCGACGGCTGTTGCTGGCGCTGTGATACTACTGTAGAGCAAAAAGAGATCCCACAGTGGTTCATTAAAATCACTGAGTACGCCGAAGAGCTACTTAACGATCTTGACCAGCTAGACGAGTGGCCAGAGCAAGTTAAGACCATGCAGCGTAACTGGATTGGTCGCAGTGAAGGTATCGAAATGACCTTCCAAGTTGCTGACAGTGACCAGAGCTTTGATATCTATACTACGCGTCCTGACACGGTTATGGGCGTGACCTATGTAGCGATTGCTGCCGGGCACCCATTAGCGGAGCAAGCTGCTATCAATAACCCAGCGTTGGCTGAGTTTATTGAAGAATGTAAAAACGCCGATACCACCGAAGCGGCTATGGCTGCGATGGAAAAGAAAGGTGTTGCTACAGGACTAAACGCTATCCACCCAATTACTGGCAAAGAAGTGCCTATCTGGGTGGGTAACTTTGTACTGATGAACTACGGTACTGGCGCAGTGATGTCTGTACCTGCTCATGATCAACGCGATTACGAGTTTGCTAAGAAGTACAGTCTAAACATCGAAGCGGTTGTTAAGCCTGCTGACGGCGAAGTTGATATCAGCGAAGAAGCTTACACTGAAAAAGGTGTACTGTTTAACTCAGCTGAGTTTGATGGTCTAGACTTTCAAGCTGCGTTCGATGCCATCGACGCCAAGCTTACAGCTGAAGGCAAAGGTAAGCGTCAAGTGAACTTCCGTCTACGCGACTGGGGTGTTTCACGCCAACGTTACTGGGGTGCTCCAATCCCAATGGTCACTTTGGCTGATGGCACGGTTATTCCGACTCCTGAAGATCAACTACCAGTGATTTTGCCTGAAGATGTGGTTATGGATGGTATCCAGAGCCCTATCAAATCAGATAAAGAGTGGGCTAAGACAACCGTTAACGGTCAAGAAGCATTCCGTGAAACAGATACCTTTGACACCTTTATGGAGTCATCTTGGTATTACGCACGTTACTGTAGCCCGCATGCCGATCAAATGCTTGATCCAGCAAAAGCCAACTACTGGTTACCAGTAGACCAATACATTGGTGGCATTGAGCATGCGTGTATGCACCTATTGTATTTCCGCTTCTTCCATAAGTTATTACGTGATTCAGGCTTAGTAAACTCTGACGAGCCAGCTAAACGTCTACTGACTCAAGGTATGGTACTGGCTGATGCTTACTACTACAACAATGAGAAAGGCGCGCGCGTTTGGGTTGCACCATCAGATGTTACCGTTCTAGAAACTGACGATAAAGGCCGTACAGTTAAAGCCGTAGACAGTGAAGGCAACGAGCTGGTTTACACCGGTATGAGCAAGATGTCTAAGTCTAAAAACAACGGTATCGACCCACAAGAGATGGTTGATAAGTACGGCGCAGACACGGTTCGTCTATTCATGATGTTTGCAGCGCCACCAGAGCTAACTCTGGAATGGCAAGAGTCGAGTGTTGAAGGCGCGCATCGCTTTATTAAGCGTTTGTGGAAAACTGCACACGACCACATTGCGACAGGCCCAACAGCAGAGCTAGACGTTAAGTCACTCAACGCCGCTCAAAAAGAGCTACGTCGTGAACTTCATAAGACGATTGCAAAAGTGGGTGATGATATTGAACGTCGTCAGATGTTCAACACCGCTATCGCATCAGTGATGGAGCTAATGAACCGTCTACAAAAGGCGCCATCAGAAACCGAACAAGACAAGGCCCTAATGCAAGAAGCCTTGAATGCTGTTGTCCGTTTACTTTACCCAATCATTCCACATACGTGTTTCGTACTATGGAACGATCTTGGTAACCAAGGTGCAATTGAAGATGTACTTTGGCCTGAAGTTGACGAGTCTGCATTGGTTGAAGACAGCAAGCTAATCATCGTTCAAGTTAACGGTAAACTGCGCGCTAAGATCACCGTTGCAGCAGATGCGAGCAAAGAAGAAGTTGAAACAGCAGGTATGGCCGAAGAAGGCGTGGTTAAACACACCGAAGGTAAAACTGTTCGTAAAGTTATCTACGTACCGGGCAAGTTGCTCAATATCGTGGCTAACTAA
- a CDS encoding LPS-assembly lipoprotein LptE, with the protein MLIKRILLATLALSILLSAGCGFRLQGSYSIPKQLQTLSLSSQDEYSELTRLVRERLRLNNIAVVPPASDIPVLRLISDSLDRSTLSIYPTGNVAEYELIYQVSFAVQLPHAESQRFDVSIHRDYLDDPRTALAKSREMELLLKEMRIQAANRIIQTLAATEVN; encoded by the coding sequence ATGCTAATAAAACGCATACTTTTAGCAACCTTGGCACTGAGCATTTTGCTCAGTGCCGGTTGCGGCTTTAGACTACAAGGTAGCTACTCTATCCCTAAGCAGCTACAAACCTTAAGCCTCAGCAGTCAAGACGAATATAGCGAGCTCACACGCCTAGTACGTGAACGTTTGCGTTTGAACAATATAGCCGTTGTTCCACCCGCCTCTGATATTCCAGTTCTGCGGCTCATTAGTGACTCACTAGACCGCTCTACATTGTCAATCTACCCAACAGGTAACGTTGCAGAGTACGAGCTTATCTATCAAGTGAGCTTTGCTGTACAACTGCCACATGCTGAGTCACAACGCTTCGATGTCTCTATTCATCGCGATTATCTCGATGATCCTCGCACTGCATTAGCAAAGAGCCGTGAAATGGAGCTATTGCTAAAAGAGATGCGTATTCAAGCTGCCAACCGAATTATCCAAACATTGGCCGCGACAGAGGTTAATTGA